One window of Candidatus Neomarinimicrobiota bacterium genomic DNA carries:
- a CDS encoding T9SS type A sorting domain-containing protein, which yields MKMLNRYKKVFRKVLLVSLLAPMTLFGGSYDFQMGDMVLVNVDQLNGADRWSMEFFVIYHGETWQTEQVYFERYPDPSSEDPDIYLRSFYDQSTGTPDMVFQFHAEPYTTVDTPLELRLPPADVNVSGFNWVYVEYNGTDLSIYFNGTTMKDAHKQAGGTLHSSNEPFEFGSRSQGVGGEESGYTMDEVHFMLDTRPTGGSFQPPNQSYGPMEHTVMLWHFDETGGNQIIDESSHENDGEIDGNGAWETQDAFDSGGGGPGPGMQNTIEVKVILNQSVGNGQLDVAVWFPGLTWDDPPSMSERRGENSPSPSQGWMLSFTDPAIGPNTGPYKVDAIFDLNENGWWDEGEPQMGMDQLFVDNQGYTKVELDIGAGGGGGESRIEIVGMSPPSAAHEGADALVSVEIQTDAGTQSAEFKYMIGGSTSLRSIDLTGSSDGGWHMTYDWEGTIPGSDMTNKGLVGYFSVQDFSGKTLESDPMFIQVTFDEIPIGSTGPEVYRMISAPGLLDNKSSAIDAMVATLVANEQSDDATEWRTFRWNGSDYNESGYASMNPGEAYWIITLGSHVLTGGSGKSTDLSDPVSISLRSGWTQVGSPYNFTPNSYVYEAGAVEPSFYRYSGSGYSTTTTMSPGDGYWVYAYSATSMDVGFERNTLLAREAVNEPFDWKGNIIARVNGVDDTENIFGVMPDASEIWDVADRHEPPVIGNYISVAFDNTHWSERGGFYSRDVHSTQADGHEWLFVVKTNEEGVVSLDFEWTESLPSDWDVVLIDRAVGMVTDLRVEPAYDFACSCSDEGRDFVIVTGPPAFTRGAMDAYDVVPAEYQLSQNFPNPFNAVTTFRFSLPEESSVSIAVYDILGQEIAILANRQAYGAGNHALIWDGRNNAGRMMSTGVYLYRMEAFSSGKAIFQDARKLIMLK from the coding sequence ATGAAGATGCTTAACAGATACAAAAAAGTTTTTCGTAAAGTTTTGCTTGTTTCCCTGCTGGCTCCTATGACTCTCTTTGGCGGCTCCTATGATTTTCAGATGGGGGATATGGTATTAGTCAATGTTGATCAACTTAACGGTGCTGACAGATGGAGCATGGAATTTTTTGTGATCTACCACGGCGAGACCTGGCAGACAGAGCAGGTTTATTTCGAACGATATCCCGATCCAAGCTCTGAAGATCCGGACATCTATCTCAGGTCCTTTTATGATCAGAGCACTGGTACCCCTGACATGGTTTTTCAGTTTCATGCTGAACCCTATACCACTGTTGATACACCTCTTGAGTTGCGTTTACCTCCAGCGGATGTGAATGTGAGCGGTTTTAACTGGGTTTATGTTGAATATAACGGAACGGACCTGTCAATCTATTTTAACGGTACGACCATGAAAGATGCTCACAAACAGGCTGGCGGAACACTCCACAGTTCCAACGAACCCTTTGAGTTCGGGTCCCGGTCACAGGGCGTTGGTGGTGAAGAGTCGGGCTATACCATGGACGAGGTTCACTTTATGCTGGATACGCGTCCCACCGGTGGCAGTTTCCAGCCTCCGAACCAGAGTTATGGACCCATGGAGCATACGGTCATGCTGTGGCATTTCGACGAGACCGGCGGCAATCAAATTATTGATGAATCTAGTCATGAAAATGATGGTGAAATCGACGGCAATGGAGCCTGGGAAACCCAGGATGCATTTGATAGCGGCGGTGGCGGTCCCGGTCCCGGTATGCAGAACACTATTGAGGTAAAAGTTATTCTCAACCAAAGTGTTGGCAACGGACAACTTGATGTTGCTGTCTGGTTTCCAGGACTAACCTGGGATGATCCACCCTCAATGTCTGAGAGAAGGGGTGAAAATTCACCCTCTCCTTCGCAGGGATGGATGCTAAGCTTTACTGATCCCGCTATCGGGCCCAACACGGGACCATACAAGGTCGATGCGATTTTTGATCTTAATGAAAACGGGTGGTGGGATGAAGGTGAACCTCAAATGGGGATGGATCAGCTCTTCGTTGATAACCAAGGGTATACAAAGGTTGAGTTGGACATAGGCGCAGGCGGCGGCGGTGGTGAATCCAGAATAGAGATTGTGGGTATGTCACCACCCTCCGCAGCCCATGAAGGAGCGGACGCTCTGGTTAGCGTCGAAATCCAAACAGATGCAGGGACTCAAAGCGCCGAGTTTAAGTATATGATTGGTGGTAGCACCTCCCTCAGATCAATTGACTTAACCGGTAGTTCTGATGGAGGCTGGCATATGACGTACGATTGGGAGGGTACCATTCCCGGTAGCGATATGACCAACAAAGGACTCGTGGGGTATTTTTCTGTTCAAGATTTTTCAGGGAAGACCTTGGAGTCAGACCCCATGTTCATTCAAGTCACTTTTGATGAAATTCCCATCGGCTCCACCGGCCCAGAAGTCTATCGCATGATTTCTGCTCCGGGACTGCTTGACAATAAGTCATCTGCAATTGACGCAATGGTTGCAACTCTTGTCGCTAATGAACAATCAGATGACGCCACAGAATGGCGAACCTTCCGGTGGAACGGTTCTGACTACAACGAGTCGGGGTATGCCAGCATGAACCCGGGCGAGGCTTACTGGATCATTACGCTTGGTTCACATGTGCTCACGGGCGGTTCTGGGAAGTCCACCGACCTCAGTGACCCAGTTTCCATCTCCCTCAGGAGCGGATGGACCCAGGTGGGCTCACCCTATAACTTCACGCCCAATAGCTATGTTTATGAGGCCGGAGCTGTTGAACCTTCGTTTTATCGCTATTCCGGCAGTGGCTATTCTACCACCACTACCATGAGTCCCGGCGACGGTTATTGGGTCTATGCCTACTCCGCCACATCAATGGATGTCGGTTTTGAACGTAATACGTTACTGGCGCGGGAGGCTGTAAACGAACCGTTCGATTGGAAAGGGAACATCATTGCCCGTGTGAACGGTGTGGATGACACAGAAAATATTTTTGGTGTGATGCCCGATGCATCCGAAATCTGGGACGTAGCGGATCGCCATGAGCCGCCGGTCATAGGTAACTATATCTCGGTTGCCTTTGACAACACCCACTGGAGTGAGCGTGGTGGCTTCTACAGCCGTGATGTTCACAGCACCCAGGCAGACGGTCATGAGTGGCTTTTTGTCGTTAAAACCAATGAGGAAGGTGTTGTGTCACTCGATTTTGAGTGGACAGAATCGCTTCCCTCAGATTGGGATGTTGTACTTATTGATCGCGCCGTTGGCATGGTGACCGACCTCAGGGTCGAACCTGCGTACGACTTTGCCTGTTCATGCAGTGATGAAGGGCGCGATTTTGTCATCGTTACGGGGCCTCCGGCCTTCACCCGGGGTGCTATGGATGCCTACGATGTGGTTCCTGCTGAGTACCAGCTGTCACAGAATTTCCCCAATCCGTTCAACGCTGTAACAACGTTCCGTTTCAGCTTGCCTGAGGAAAGCTCCGTTTCTATCGCTGTCTACGATATTCTGGGCCAGGAGATTGCTATCCTGGCAAACCGCCAAGCCTACGGTGCCGGTAACCACGCCCTCATTTGGGACGGTCGGAACAATGCTGGCCGAATGATGTCCACCGGCGTCTATCTCTATCGAATGGAAGCCTTCAGTAGCGGCAAAGCCATCTTCCAGGACGCCCGGAAGCTGATTATGCTGAAATAG
- a CDS encoding MBL fold metallo-hydrolase, which produces MKSSHCFFIIVLMTLATIGLAQVREVSISYDGVPGYDSALGQVLEWSSQMEGPRIRSSEEPPDGLRLRWYGASGFELGDNKTTILIDPFVSRPPVSNPLAPLMIDTIAVDELILKPMGNRKADAILVSHAHADHVMDVPLVISRSTTADHRPLLVGDPNTVTLVESYHLSVETRLLEFDDGVVHYLIGQFGDFTVEAVRSLHPQYDFLPWRGPRGKIEGHPPFTGFDYLSYRDIAIAYIISYRGLKFVFCDGAVLQNLQAIGRADLLVLGIPVRENNTIAEALATLRPSFFIPTHYDDFFVPFHEMDQFDVTIDLTVFLPGKNKKEITLLDFSRFGEFFEEFPGYIRKARSKLPTESQSFLDPRLRILKPLTYYSLESLILK; this is translated from the coding sequence ATGAAATCGAGCCACTGTTTTTTCATTATCGTGTTGATGACGTTGGCCACAATTGGGCTGGCTCAGGTGCGTGAAGTCTCTATCTCCTACGATGGCGTTCCTGGATATGACTCGGCATTGGGCCAAGTTCTGGAATGGAGCAGTCAAATGGAAGGCCCCCGCATCCGATCATCTGAAGAACCCCCTGACGGACTGCGCTTGCGGTGGTACGGCGCCTCGGGATTTGAGTTGGGAGACAACAAGACGACAATCCTCATTGATCCATTCGTTTCGCGCCCCCCTGTTAGTAACCCACTTGCTCCACTAATGATTGATACCATAGCTGTTGATGAACTCATTCTTAAACCGATGGGCAACCGAAAAGCAGATGCTATTCTTGTTAGTCATGCTCATGCTGATCACGTTATGGATGTCCCTCTTGTAATTTCAAGATCCACAACGGCAGATCACAGGCCACTACTCGTGGGGGATCCTAACACAGTGACTTTGGTGGAAAGTTATCATCTTTCGGTGGAAACACGTCTCCTTGAATTTGATGATGGTGTAGTACACTACTTAATCGGGCAGTTTGGAGACTTCACAGTAGAAGCTGTCCGGTCACTCCATCCACAGTACGACTTCCTACCGTGGCGAGGTCCTAGAGGAAAGATTGAAGGGCACCCCCCGTTCACCGGATTCGATTACCTCTCCTACCGGGACATTGCCATCGCTTATATCATCTCATACAGGGGATTGAAATTCGTCTTCTGCGATGGAGCAGTCCTCCAAAACCTCCAGGCAATCGGGCGGGCGGATCTGCTCGTTCTGGGAATCCCGGTGAGGGAAAACAACACCATTGCCGAGGCCCTCGCAACCCTCCGCCCTAGTTTTTTCATCCCGACCCATTACGACGACTTCTTCGTTCCGTTCCATGAAATGGACCAGTTTGATGTTACCATCGATTTGACGGTTTTCTTACCCGGGAAGAATAAAAAGGAAATAACGCTTCTCGATTTCAGCCGTTTCGGGGAATTTTTTGAGGAGTTTCCCGGCTATATAAGGAAAGCCAGGAGCAAATTGCCAACCGAGTCACAATCGTTTCTCGATCCCAGGCTGAGGATACTGAAACCGCTCACCTACTATTCTTTGGAAAGCCTCATCTTGAAATAA